A region of the Mangifera indica cultivar Alphonso unplaced genomic scaffold, CATAS_Mindica_2.1 Un_0055, whole genome shotgun sequence genome:
TCAGTTAGTAAAGCTACTGTAGATTTGATAAGGATATCCTGTTAATTCCTGCAATGCTTTGGTTTCAGTCAATATACCCCCCATCAAAGACACCTTTCTTTCAAGATCAGCCAACTCCAACTGGACCTGCAGGGATCCCATAGCGTTTTGATGGATTTAGGACTCAAATTTAGGATCATTTTCATGACattttaacttttgttaaacAGGGGAAGGGAGAAAGTTGGAGTtgtttttatgattatattacaataatctaaACCCTTTGAAAGATGCactgtattttgtgtttttgaaatGCGACTATTACCTGTTTGTAAATATTTTCCTCCTTTTGGTGTGCTTCCTCCGCTTTAGCTATTTGAGAAACCATATCAGTCAGCTTATCCTCAAGAGTTTCTAAAGGAACTTCAGTGTCTTCCTTCTTGCTGAAATTGTGGTCTCCTTCTGAATTGTAGTTAAAAAGGAATTTCATGCCATGAATTTAGATCATTCTAGGTGATGATCAGAATTGTCcgtgaaaataaaataagaaactaaTATGCTACAAGATACACTAAATAGAAAAGAGGAATAGAATTATAGAGAAAATCACCGGCTGCGGTTCCAACAGTAATATCTTTCTGAAAATTGCAAGCTACTGTCATATGGAATTccctataataaaaaattagtttaagtaTTAGTTATTTTCCAGTTGTTTCCCGTGCTTACAACCAGAGAGCAGAATTGAAATTAGAATACTACACACATGAAGATCAATCAAATTGAGAACGAACTGTCTTTATGAAATGTCAAGATCATCCGAAAAAGATCATAAAATTGAGCTATGCCAACAACCCACGAACTTAAATGCAGATTGGTAAGTTAACGAAACCTATATAAGATGCAATTGCCGGTACAGAATCTAGAACATCACATGAAAACCAGCAGCTTTTATTAATGGTTTCTAACGTCAGATGTGGGACACCTCATCTCAATTAAGCGTTATTAGTGTAATACCATATAGAAACCAACAGTGTAAAGCACCTCTCACTCTCAAAACCATTTTGAAGAGAAAAGTAACTAAGTAAATGAGTAAGACCAACCTTATCTTATTGTTAAACTCAAACATTTGGCTAATAAACCCGTCTCTGCATAAAAGCAAAAGgcagaaaagaaataaataaataactcaaCCACTTGCAACTTTCTTTCCAATGAATCTAACTTAGGAAAGAAAATTGTACAACTAGTTTTACCTTAAATCagcttcttctttctttaaacGGCCCAagcataaatttcaattaatgggaaaacaaaaattattaacaacTAACGTAGAgagaatatatttatttgacaaaaaacaagaaaacaagtCACGGCGCAGTTTGAACCTTAAGATTCTCCACATCAGATCCAACGGCAAAAATTTCGTCTTGTATTGAACAAATTCTTGACTACAAGTAACCCCAAAAATGAATAATCCaatcaaaatctaattaaattcaCAACTGATAAAAGTTGAGCAAACCTCCAAGGCATGACACGAATTGTCGTTTAAAGCCAGTTCAACTTCGTATCCTTTAAGCTCTTGCTCAGTTGTTTCTTTAAACTGCTTTGCCTCTTCTAGCTTCGCGTTTGCAGCCTCTAACTCCAATCTTAGCTCTTCTATTCGATTCTTCAAACTAACCACTCTTCTTTCTGCAAATAACAActcatttcattttcatatcttaaccTCCAGTTTGGTTGCTTAGAAAATGcagtaatatttttaagaaaaaaatatgttcaGCTACTCGGCCATCCCCACTTCCCCACAATTGTACGGACAGGTCTCAGTTTCACACGGCACAGAATTTAACCTCCATTAATATGAATTCGAATTTCGCATCTTCTAttcataaaaagaaatttaaaccTACGGTTAAGAATTTCAAATCGTCTATTCttcataaattgaaatttaaatacgTAATCAAATTGCTTTCAACTTAATAAGAGAGTTCATTCGCTACACTGAGTTcagttaatgataaaattttcttgCTTATTTTCTGTATAACCAAATAAGCAATAAATTTATTGgttcatatatttaatttaaattcaaattttaacgtTGTGTTTGGTTGTCGGGAAAAAGCTTAAGAGAAATAGCCATCATCAAGCCTTCAAACTGCAGTTTGTATGAACTCGTTTAAGTTGCACACACTTTGAATCTTAGACTAATTAACAGAACTTCAGGTCTCCGTTTAAAGAATTTAACATATCCGATTATTTATACATTGACATTTCTTTTAACTTCGATAAAATGGTTTCAGCtaatgacataatttttttctcaggAAACAAACAGTCAAAGACATACAAACGGGACGAGAAAAAAGAGTCTGTACGGTCACTAACCTCCTTGAGACTTTTCGGAGGTGAAGTCGCGAATCAGGTTTAGCAGTTGCCTCTTTGGATCGGTTCCCGCCATTTTTGGCTCTTGGAAGAAACTCTCAATTTTTTGAACCGGACTCGCAAGTTGTTGTGGAATTTCGAGGCTCTGGTCATTATATAAGTGCACCCCCTTGGTTTGGGCCTCGGCCCAATATGAATGGCTTTATATTTTGGGGTTACTATCATTTTTCTCCCTAAGTTTCATACTTATATCctcaataatttgaaaattttattttctcccctTTTTCAGGCTGCTTATTTATTGATAAAGTGGAGGAGTTTATAATTAGGATAGATTTGATGAGGGTTTGTTAGATATGATCATAAGCTTAAAGGTGTGTTTGGTCCAGaaaataaatgattactatcagtattttttttattaataacatataatattgaAGTTACACTGTCAcgtttttagaaattaaaagattatcatgtatgaaattttaattttattaaaatgttaccattatttaataaatttaggtttaagtaaaataatatttaagtatttttttattataatttttagtcaagtacattattatttataacataCTAATTTTTAAGTGTTATTTacctttataataatttttcagttatgatactgaaattttttaaaaccaaatccGCCTTAAGGTTGA
Encoded here:
- the LOC123206972 gene encoding uncharacterized protein LOC123206972, translating into MAGTDPKRQLLNLIRDFTSEKSQGERRVVSLKNRIEELRLELEAANAKLEEAKQFKETTEQELKGYEVELALNDNSCHALESRICSIQDEIFAVGSDVENLKKEEADLRDGFISQMFEFNNKIREFHMTVACNFQKDITVGTAAEGDHNFSKKEDTEVPLETLEDKLTDMVSQIAKAEEAHQKEENIYKQVQLELADLERKVSLMGGILTETKALQELTGQTSDMEKTVASLSQELQKRCMCPSCGRKNVEALGDILRANQAN